The Gordonibacter urolithinfaciens genome contains a region encoding:
- a CDS encoding fumarate hydratase, translated as METIITKSQVADAVYAAIPRLACELPADIEAGIAAARAVEGNPRGRAVLDQLAENARIAREDRVPLCQDTGTVWASLEIGPDVLVAGDVFADVDDAVARAYDEARLRKSVVRDAILDRANTGDNTPAFCDIHPVDEPGAARLHLMLKGGGSDNASRVVMLVPGAGKQGIVDELVRCVREKGANACPPLVIGIGIGGTFDKVAGLAKRALMRPVDEPAADPRLRMLEEELLAAVNDTGVGPGGLGGATTALAVRVATAPCHIAALPLAINMGCSAMRRCTIDLASEGGAR; from the coding sequence ATGGAAACCATCATCACGAAATCACAGGTCGCGGACGCTGTTTACGCGGCCATCCCGCGGCTGGCGTGCGAGCTGCCGGCCGACATCGAGGCGGGGATCGCTGCGGCGCGCGCCGTGGAGGGCAACCCGCGCGGTCGGGCGGTGCTCGACCAGCTGGCGGAGAACGCGCGCATCGCGCGCGAGGACCGCGTGCCCCTCTGCCAGGACACCGGCACGGTGTGGGCGAGCCTGGAGATAGGCCCCGACGTGCTCGTGGCCGGCGACGTGTTCGCCGACGTGGACGACGCGGTCGCCCGCGCCTACGACGAGGCGCGCCTGCGCAAGTCGGTGGTGCGCGACGCCATCCTCGACCGCGCGAACACCGGCGACAACACGCCCGCGTTCTGCGACATCCACCCGGTGGACGAGCCGGGCGCGGCGCGGCTGCACCTCATGCTGAAGGGCGGCGGCTCGGACAACGCGAGCCGCGTGGTCATGCTCGTGCCGGGCGCCGGCAAGCAGGGCATCGTGGACGAGCTTGTGCGCTGCGTGCGCGAGAAGGGCGCGAACGCCTGCCCGCCGCTGGTGATCGGCATTGGCATCGGAGGCACGTTCGACAAGGTGGCGGGCCTTGCGAAGCGGGCGCTCATGCGCCCGGTGGACGAGCCGGCGGCCGATCCGCGTCTGCGCATGCTCGAGGAGGAGCTGCTCGCGGCCGTGAACGACACCGGCGTGGGCCCTGGCGGCCTCGGCGGCGCCACGACGGCGCTCGCCGTGCGCGTGGCCACGGCTCCGTGCCACATCGCGGCGCTGCCCCTCGCCATCAACATGGGATGCTCCGCCATGCGCCGGTGCACGATCGACCTTGCATCGGAAGGGGGCGCGCGATGA
- a CDS encoding fumarate hydratase C-terminal domain-containing protein, translating into MSDEAIRLFLPLDRPRLAELHAGDACLLTGPLYTLRDAGHVRLMAELEAADGTLPYGLDGQAIFYAGPTPAAAGRPFGAVGPTTASRMDFAAPALHRAGVVATVGKGRRSAEVRDACCATGSVYFVACGGAAAYLAKCVASSETVAYDDLGTEALRRIEVVDFPVFVGVDVQGRDVYDLA; encoded by the coding sequence ATGAGCGACGAAGCGATCCGCCTGTTCCTGCCGCTCGACCGCCCGCGGCTCGCCGAGCTCCATGCGGGCGACGCGTGCCTGCTCACGGGCCCCCTGTACACGCTGCGCGATGCCGGGCACGTGCGCCTCATGGCCGAGCTCGAGGCCGCGGACGGCACGCTGCCCTACGGCCTGGACGGCCAGGCCATCTTCTACGCCGGTCCCACGCCCGCGGCCGCCGGCCGGCCGTTCGGCGCGGTCGGGCCCACCACGGCCAGCCGCATGGACTTCGCCGCCCCGGCGCTGCACCGCGCGGGCGTCGTGGCGACCGTGGGCAAGGGGCGCCGCTCCGCCGAGGTGCGCGACGCTTGCTGCGCCACGGGTTCCGTTTATTTCGTGGCGTGCGGCGGCGCTGCGGCCTACCTGGCCAAGTGCGTGGCATCATCGGAGACGGTGGCGTACGACGACTTGGGAACCGAGGCGCTGCGCCGCATCGAGGTGGTGGACTTCCCCGTGTTCGTGGGCGTGGACGTCCAGGGACGCGACGTGTACGACCTCGCCTGA
- the tmk gene encoding dTMP kinase, translating into MTQELAENDAPRGIFITFEGGEGAGKTTHIRFLSEKLRERGREVVRLREPGGTAVGEELRAVVLDPKNDNLSDEAELLIYEAARAQIVAEVIRPALERGAVVLCDRFADSTIAYQVHGRGLDAAFVEQANAFACQGVSPDRTILLTTGGSARTGLSRATHRGADRLERAGEEFHTRVNEGFLDIARAHADRVRVVQSAARKSRTSELVFRELADLFPWMADVVDDPSYFASLDVRRPRPQGARGGSGNRGGSNGNNRGSGGTRNGADGGAKGKSGNRGNPGAKAGRNGGGRARQGKPSQGSNGSAPRGKGQGR; encoded by the coding sequence GTGACGCAGGAACTTGCCGAAAACGATGCCCCGCGCGGCATCTTCATAACGTTCGAGGGCGGCGAGGGCGCCGGCAAGACGACGCATATCCGCTTCCTGTCCGAGAAGCTGCGCGAGCGCGGCCGCGAGGTCGTGCGCCTGCGCGAGCCCGGCGGCACCGCCGTGGGCGAGGAGCTGCGCGCCGTGGTGCTGGACCCGAAGAACGACAACCTCTCCGACGAGGCCGAGCTGCTCATCTACGAGGCCGCCCGCGCGCAGATCGTTGCGGAGGTCATCCGCCCGGCGCTCGAGCGCGGCGCCGTGGTGCTGTGCGACCGCTTCGCGGACTCCACCATCGCCTACCAGGTGCACGGGCGCGGGTTGGACGCCGCCTTCGTGGAGCAGGCGAACGCGTTCGCCTGCCAAGGCGTGTCGCCCGACCGCACCATCCTGCTGACCACGGGCGGCTCGGCGCGCACGGGGCTCTCGCGCGCCACGCACCGCGGCGCCGACCGGCTGGAGCGGGCGGGCGAGGAGTTCCACACGCGCGTGAACGAGGGCTTCCTGGACATCGCGCGGGCCCACGCCGACCGCGTGCGCGTGGTGCAGTCGGCCGCGCGGAAGTCGCGGACGTCGGAGCTCGTGTTCCGCGAGCTGGCCGACCTCTTCCCGTGGATGGCGGACGTCGTGGACGACCCGTCGTACTTCGCCTCGCTCGACGTGCGCCGCCCGCGCCCGCAGGGAGCGCGCGGCGGCTCGGGCAACCGCGGCGGCAGCAACGGCAACAACCGTGGCAGCGGCGGCACCCGCAACGGCGCCGACGGCGGCGCGAAGGGGAAAAGCGGCAACCGCGGCAACCCGGGAGCGAAAGCCGGCCGCAACGGCGGCGGCCGTGCCAGGCAGGGGAAGCCCTCGCAGGGCTCGAACGGCAGCGCCCCGCGCGGCAAGGGCCAGGGGAGATAG
- a CDS encoding ATP-binding protein: MADAFENILGQPQVREFLRASVASERVTHAYLFTGPAGSNKTMAAYALAQALLCPKGPHGPRGGECGACDICRRVKRKKHPDVRYFAPEGAGGYLVDQIRDIAADTVLAPIQADRKIYILDRVDLLGVQAANAFLKTLEEPPSDVVLILLGRTRESVLPTIVSRCQVVPFRHIPASEAAGILAQNTGASREKARIAIEACDGSITRGIEFLKSNERLAFRARVLEALALLRNADDWDLVGQAGELVVLAKAPLDVVRAAQEEELAENADFLAKSAIRQIEARNKRQLTAKSLESLRQLTAIIRSWLRDVLAVCAETPELVINVDARGAIEDAARATDEARVAAALSAVRRCDEAISYNVSPETCIDALLFETRDALYRPRPPAGAGAVR, translated from the coding sequence GTGGCCGACGCCTTCGAGAACATACTCGGGCAGCCGCAGGTGCGCGAGTTCCTTCGCGCGAGCGTGGCGAGCGAGCGCGTGACGCATGCGTACCTGTTCACCGGCCCTGCCGGGTCGAACAAGACGATGGCCGCCTACGCGCTGGCCCAGGCGCTGCTGTGCCCGAAGGGACCCCACGGCCCGCGGGGCGGCGAGTGCGGCGCCTGCGATATCTGCCGGCGCGTCAAGCGCAAGAAGCACCCCGACGTGCGCTACTTCGCGCCCGAAGGCGCCGGCGGCTACCTGGTGGACCAGATCCGCGACATCGCGGCCGACACGGTGCTCGCGCCCATCCAGGCCGACCGCAAGATATACATCCTCGACCGCGTGGACCTGCTGGGCGTCCAGGCGGCCAACGCCTTCCTGAAGACGCTGGAGGAGCCCCCGTCCGACGTGGTGCTCATACTTCTGGGCCGCACGCGCGAGAGCGTGCTGCCCACCATCGTGTCGCGCTGCCAGGTGGTGCCGTTCCGCCACATCCCGGCCAGCGAGGCCGCCGGCATCCTGGCGCAGAACACGGGCGCGTCGCGGGAGAAGGCCCGCATCGCCATCGAGGCGTGCGACGGCTCCATCACGCGCGGCATCGAGTTCCTGAAGTCCAACGAGCGCCTGGCGTTCCGCGCCCGCGTGCTCGAGGCGCTGGCCCTGCTGCGCAACGCCGACGACTGGGACCTCGTGGGCCAGGCGGGCGAGCTCGTGGTGCTGGCGAAGGCCCCGCTCGACGTCGTGCGCGCCGCGCAGGAGGAGGAGCTGGCCGAGAACGCGGACTTCCTGGCGAAGTCGGCCATCCGCCAGATAGAGGCGCGCAACAAGCGCCAGCTGACGGCGAAGAGCCTCGAGTCGCTGCGCCAGCTCACGGCCATCATCCGCTCGTGGCTGCGCGACGTGCTGGCCGTGTGCGCCGAGACGCCCGAGCTCGTGATAAACGTGGACGCCCGCGGCGCGATAGAGGACGCCGCACGCGCCACCGACGAGGCCCGCGTGGCCGCCGCGCTTTCGGCCGTGCGCCGCTGCGACGAGGCCATCTCGTATAATGTATCCCCTGAGACATGCATCGACGCGCTGCTCTTCGAAACAAGGGACGCGCTCTACCGCCCCCGCCCGCCCGCGGGCGCCGGGGCCGTGAGATAG
- a CDS encoding stage 0 sporulation family protein, translating to MVRIAPIRLAYNPKTLWFDPGDLELKKEDPVVVSTARGLEFGRMADDVFEADEAQVKKLKTALKPVKRLASEEDVARAEEMCRRSEEALPVFKQMAAEASEDMHPVSVEFLLDGDKAVFYFEAEERVDFRELVRRLAAHFHVRIDMRQIGVRDEARMVGGLGHCGQELCCKRLGGEFCPVSIRMAKEQDLSLNPQKISGVCGRLMCCLRYEFDAYKDFKSRAPKQNSQVETPAGMAKVVDLDVPREIVSLKVEGEKPVRVPLADFEPPDEGSNRPNRVGQDAWDEATTQAVIGVAGESSIFATSQLTGSDKLADPKAVRRTGSGGKGGPKGRGGAGKESGTGSGGSSAGSGNESRKPRRRRSTKVAADGTAQPATTEETPSKRKPKQGGAAASGGGRKQGSKKGGNGAQGGGNGGKKGSGSQNGQGRTGGAPAGGGRGGADKNAKKQGAKGGQGASKQGPRPGQRSSGLRQQGAGASASGAPGAAPGGEGGHRRARRRSHKAGGPQEGQGGAAGGKAE from the coding sequence ATGGTTCGCATAGCGCCCATCAGGCTCGCCTACAACCCCAAGACGCTCTGGTTCGACCCGGGCGACCTGGAACTGAAGAAGGAGGATCCCGTCGTGGTGTCCACGGCGCGCGGCCTGGAGTTCGGCCGCATGGCCGACGACGTGTTCGAGGCCGACGAGGCCCAGGTGAAGAAGCTGAAGACCGCGCTCAAGCCGGTGAAGCGCCTCGCGAGCGAAGAGGACGTCGCCCGCGCAGAGGAGATGTGCCGCCGCTCGGAGGAAGCGCTGCCCGTGTTCAAGCAGATGGCGGCCGAGGCGAGCGAGGACATGCACCCGGTGTCCGTGGAGTTCCTGCTCGACGGCGACAAGGCCGTGTTCTACTTCGAGGCCGAGGAGCGCGTGGACTTCCGCGAGCTCGTGCGCAGGCTGGCCGCGCACTTCCACGTGCGCATCGACATGCGCCAGATCGGCGTGCGCGACGAGGCCCGCATGGTGGGCGGCCTGGGGCATTGCGGCCAGGAGCTGTGCTGCAAGCGCCTGGGGGGCGAGTTCTGCCCCGTGTCCATCCGCATGGCCAAGGAGCAGGACCTCTCGCTCAACCCGCAGAAGATATCGGGCGTGTGCGGCCGCCTTATGTGCTGCCTGCGCTACGAGTTCGACGCGTACAAGGACTTCAAGAGCCGTGCGCCTAAGCAGAACTCGCAGGTGGAGACGCCGGCGGGCATGGCGAAGGTCGTGGACTTGGACGTGCCGCGCGAGATCGTGTCGCTCAAGGTGGAGGGCGAGAAGCCGGTGCGCGTGCCGCTCGCGGACTTCGAGCCGCCCGACGAGGGCTCGAACCGCCCGAACCGCGTGGGGCAGGACGCCTGGGACGAGGCCACGACGCAGGCCGTGATCGGCGTGGCGGGCGAGAGCTCCATCTTCGCCACCTCGCAGCTGACCGGCTCCGACAAGCTGGCCGACCCGAAGGCCGTGCGCCGCACGGGATCGGGCGGCAAGGGCGGCCCGAAGGGCCGCGGCGGCGCAGGGAAGGAATCCGGCACGGGATCGGGCGGCAGCTCGGCCGGCTCCGGCAACGAGTCGCGCAAGCCGCGGCGGCGCCGTTCCACGAAGGTGGCGGCCGACGGCACGGCCCAGCCTGCGACGACCGAGGAAACGCCCTCCAAGCGCAAGCCGAAGCAAGGAGGCGCGGCGGCCTCCGGAGGGGGCAGGAAGCAGGGGTCGAAGAAGGGCGGCAACGGCGCCCAGGGCGGCGGCAACGGAGGCAAGAAGGGCTCCGGCTCCCAGAACGGCCAGGGGCGCACCGGCGGCGCTCCGGCAGGCGGCGGCCGCGGCGGCGCGGACAAGAACGCCAAGAAGCAGGGCGCGAAGGGCGGCCAGGGCGCTTCCAAGCAGGGACCGCGTCCCGGCCAGCGCTCCTCCGGCCTGCGCCAGCAGGGCGCCGGGGCCTCCGCGTCGGGCGCTCCCGGGGCCGCGCCGGGCGGCGAGGGCGGACACCGCCGGGCGCGCCGCCGCAGCCACAAGGCCGGCGGCCCGCAGGAGGGCCAGGGCGGCGCCGCGGGCGGCAAGGCCGAGTAG
- a CDS encoding nicotinate phosphoribosyltransferase, producing the protein MLEEDALKLDYALLTDLYQITMAQGYWESGKGATEACFHMYFRDYPFKGGYAVACGMAQLAELVEGFAFSEEDRAYLASLDAPGGGRLFKQEFLDYLAGYRLSVDIDAVPEGTVVFPHEPIVRVCGPIMDCQLIETALLNCVNFETLIATKAARVCQAAQAPVAEFGLRRAQGAAGGLWASRAAVVGGCASTSNVLAGKLFGIPVSGTHAHSWVMSFPDEISAFRAYAEAFPKNCILLVDTYDVAQGVRNAITVGLEMRARGERLAGIRIDSGDLAWLAKMARRMLDEAGLSDCGIVLSNDLDEFTIQSIRDEGAQVMSWGVGTKLACAYDQPTLGGVYKLSATREPGEREWTDRLKISESVGKLTTPGVLDVRRYFYCDNGRLAGDMVFDVNAPGDQSREVIVDPADDLRQKNLAGLCSKTLLEPLARDGRTVLDAAGRDAQAARARAQEGLALLDESQKRMLNPHTYPVGLEYGLFERRRELVARMRGIA; encoded by the coding sequence ATGCTTGAGGAGGATGCATTGAAGCTCGATTACGCGCTGCTCACGGACCTGTACCAGATCACCATGGCGCAGGGGTACTGGGAAAGCGGGAAGGGCGCCACGGAGGCGTGCTTCCATATGTACTTCCGCGATTACCCGTTCAAGGGCGGCTACGCCGTGGCCTGCGGCATGGCCCAGCTCGCCGAGCTGGTGGAGGGCTTCGCGTTCTCGGAGGAGGACCGCGCCTACCTGGCGTCGCTCGACGCGCCGGGCGGTGGAAGGCTCTTCAAGCAGGAGTTCCTGGACTACCTGGCCGGCTACCGCCTGTCCGTGGACATCGACGCGGTGCCCGAGGGCACGGTGGTGTTCCCGCACGAGCCGATCGTGCGCGTGTGCGGCCCCATCATGGACTGCCAGCTTATCGAGACGGCGCTTCTGAACTGCGTGAACTTCGAGACGCTCATCGCCACGAAGGCGGCGCGCGTGTGCCAGGCGGCCCAGGCGCCCGTGGCGGAGTTCGGCCTGCGCCGCGCCCAGGGCGCGGCAGGCGGCCTCTGGGCGAGCCGCGCCGCCGTGGTGGGCGGCTGCGCGTCCACCTCCAACGTGCTGGCCGGCAAGCTGTTCGGCATCCCCGTGTCGGGCACGCATGCGCACTCGTGGGTCATGTCGTTCCCCGACGAGATATCCGCCTTCCGCGCCTACGCCGAGGCGTTTCCGAAGAACTGCATCCTGCTCGTGGACACCTACGATGTGGCCCAGGGCGTAAGAAACGCCATCACCGTGGGGCTGGAGATGCGCGCGCGGGGCGAGCGCCTGGCCGGCATCCGCATCGACTCGGGCGACCTCGCATGGCTCGCGAAGATGGCGCGGCGCATGCTGGACGAGGCGGGGCTCTCCGATTGCGGCATCGTGCTGTCGAACGACCTGGACGAGTTCACCATCCAGTCCATCCGCGACGAGGGGGCCCAGGTGATGTCGTGGGGCGTGGGCACGAAGCTGGCCTGCGCCTACGACCAGCCCACGCTGGGCGGCGTGTACAAGCTGTCGGCCACGCGCGAGCCGGGCGAGCGGGAGTGGACGGACCGCCTGAAGATCTCGGAGTCCGTGGGCAAGCTCACCACGCCCGGCGTGCTGGACGTGCGGCGCTACTTCTACTGCGACAACGGGCGGCTGGCCGGCGACATGGTGTTCGACGTGAACGCGCCGGGCGACCAGAGCCGCGAGGTGATCGTGGACCCCGCCGACGATCTTAGGCAGAAGAACCTTGCGGGGCTGTGCTCCAAGACGCTGCTCGAGCCGCTGGCGCGCGACGGCAGGACGGTGCTCGACGCCGCCGGGCGCGACGCGCAGGCGGCGCGCGCGCGGGCGCAGGAGGGGCTCGCGCTGCTCGACGAGAGCCAGAAGCGCATGCTGAACCCGCATACCTATCCCGTGGGCCTCGAATATGGTCTTTTTGAGCGCCGCCGCGAATTGGTTGCCCGCATGCGTGGCATCGCGTAG
- a CDS encoding DegV family protein yields the protein MIKILTDSVASIPADAAREAGIDVITLYVNRDGRELADADMDLDAFYADIYDMVDNIPMSSQPSQAALEAVFEEAAQAGDEVLGVFISTGLSGAYEGAVRAARAVAARNIGFSYALVDSSSCGYDEAWPVFDAVAARAAGEDLEGCTRAVLKGIESTRFLFTPETLTFLQKGGRIGNAAALLGNLIQLSPVLTVCDGKATTLAKVRTRKKALEKILATFKDDVEKYGLKNVVVHYIGDKTPAVAWAHEVVEPLLGRSVPVLPVSPVIGLHVGPAVGIAYECASALAGKLTAPVQARLCTS from the coding sequence ATGATCAAGATACTCACCGATTCGGTCGCCTCCATCCCCGCCGACGCTGCGCGGGAGGCGGGCATCGACGTCATAACGCTCTACGTGAACCGCGACGGCCGCGAGCTGGCCGATGCGGACATGGACCTGGACGCGTTCTACGCGGACATCTACGATATGGTCGACAACATCCCCATGTCGAGCCAGCCCTCTCAGGCTGCGTTGGAAGCGGTGTTCGAGGAGGCCGCGCAGGCAGGCGACGAGGTGCTGGGCGTGTTCATCTCCACGGGCCTCTCGGGCGCCTACGAGGGGGCGGTGCGCGCCGCGCGCGCCGTGGCCGCCCGCAACATCGGCTTCTCCTACGCGCTCGTGGACTCCAGCTCGTGCGGCTACGACGAGGCGTGGCCGGTGTTCGACGCCGTGGCCGCCCGCGCGGCCGGCGAGGACCTGGAGGGCTGCACGCGCGCCGTGCTGAAGGGCATCGAGTCCACGCGTTTCCTGTTCACGCCCGAGACGCTTACGTTCCTTCAGAAGGGCGGGCGCATAGGCAACGCGGCGGCGCTTCTGGGCAACCTCATCCAGCTTTCGCCCGTGCTCACGGTGTGCGACGGCAAGGCCACGACCCTCGCGAAGGTGCGCACGCGCAAGAAGGCGCTGGAGAAGATTTTGGCCACGTTCAAGGACGACGTGGAGAAGTACGGGCTGAAGAACGTGGTGGTGCACTACATAGGCGACAAGACGCCGGCTGTGGCGTGGGCCCATGAGGTGGTGGAGCCGCTCTTGGGCCGCTCGGTGCCGGTGCTGCCCGTGAGCCCTGTCATCGGCCTGCACGTGGGGCCGGCGGTGGGCATCGCCTACGAGTGCGCGAGCGCACTGGCCGGCAAGCTCACGGCGCCGGTGCAGGCGCGCCTGTGCACGTCGTGA
- a CDS encoding DegV family protein, translating into MPHSCNLIIDSCCDLPFEVVDRDGVELIEFPYVMSDGEHADDLYRASSAHDFYQAMRDGEEPTTAQVPVPVFRAAFERAVESGVPTVYLSFSSGLSGSFDAAVLVHGQIMAEHPDAELYLVDTHLASVAEGLLVHEALRQRDKGLTARELAQWAEEARYFVDAEFMVEDLEALRRGGRIPGSVAYAGSKLDVKPMLTIAPDGKLSLAGVARGRKKGIKQLAEYYQKRVAESVPGQCVVVAGADCPKDVGRLKEALGKVDDSILFLESSIGPVIGSHVGPGMIAVVFWGGDKREDMSVADRIARKVKQG; encoded by the coding sequence ATGCCGCATTCCTGCAACCTCATTATCGACTCGTGCTGCGACCTGCCGTTCGAGGTGGTCGACCGCGACGGGGTGGAGCTCATCGAGTTCCCCTACGTCATGAGCGACGGGGAGCATGCCGACGACCTGTACCGCGCATCGAGCGCCCACGACTTCTACCAGGCCATGCGCGATGGCGAGGAGCCAACCACGGCCCAGGTGCCCGTGCCGGTGTTCCGCGCAGCCTTCGAGCGAGCCGTCGAGAGCGGCGTGCCCACCGTGTACTTGAGCTTCTCGAGCGGGCTGTCCGGCAGCTTCGACGCGGCCGTGCTCGTGCACGGCCAGATCATGGCCGAGCATCCCGATGCGGAGCTCTACCTGGTGGACACACACCTGGCCTCGGTGGCGGAGGGGCTGCTGGTGCACGAGGCGCTGCGCCAGCGCGACAAGGGCCTGACGGCGCGCGAGCTGGCCCAATGGGCCGAGGAAGCCCGCTACTTCGTGGACGCCGAGTTCATGGTTGAGGACCTGGAAGCGCTGCGGCGCGGCGGGCGCATCCCGGGCTCGGTGGCCTATGCTGGTTCCAAGCTGGACGTGAAGCCCATGCTCACCATCGCGCCGGACGGCAAGCTGTCGCTGGCGGGCGTGGCGCGCGGCCGCAAGAAGGGCATCAAGCAGCTGGCCGAGTACTACCAGAAGCGCGTGGCGGAGAGCGTTCCCGGCCAGTGCGTGGTGGTGGCGGGCGCCGACTGCCCGAAGGACGTGGGGCGCCTCAAGGAGGCGCTGGGCAAGGTAGACGACTCCATCCTGTTCTTGGAGAGCAGCATAGGGCCCGTCATCGGCTCGCATGTGGGACCCGGCATGATAGCCGTCGTGTTCTGGGGCGGCGACAAGCGCGAGGACATGTCGGTGGCCGACCGCATAGCGCGCAAGGTCAAGCAGGGATAG
- a CDS encoding NAD(P)-binding domain-containing protein yields MDKRYAFIGNEAVGDVVRERLDAAGWTRTDDVASAGMVVTYCTSQTALEDAYFDENGIVQAASPNTVLIDLSASTPSFARELNAVAIVSDLAAVEAPLVVADPMLSDALSDRDNLMCLVGGEEDDVEAARPVLDALVGTVQETGGSGSAQLARAAYTLQTSAQIMSAIEADALYRAVQRSSAAFGATFGRAGATTPEAEQVLAAVNAGRFDGAYTVEMLMSELSAALMAADDVDLILPQAEACLHLLELLAVIGGADKAPSALALVYGEEAACAENGLDWTRAEQAYASEEAGEDYDYDGDGDGDDFPGGFGAYSAN; encoded by the coding sequence ATGGACAAGCGGTATGCATTTATCGGGAACGAAGCGGTGGGCGACGTGGTGCGAGAGCGCCTGGACGCGGCAGGCTGGACGCGCACGGACGACGTGGCGAGCGCCGGCATGGTGGTAACGTACTGCACGTCCCAGACGGCGCTTGAGGACGCGTACTTCGACGAGAACGGCATCGTGCAGGCGGCGTCGCCGAATACGGTGCTCATCGACCTGTCGGCCTCGACGCCGAGCTTCGCGCGAGAGCTGAACGCCGTGGCCATCGTGAGCGATTTGGCGGCCGTGGAGGCGCCGCTCGTGGTGGCCGACCCGATGCTGTCCGACGCCCTCTCCGACCGCGACAACCTTATGTGCCTGGTGGGGGGCGAGGAGGACGACGTGGAGGCGGCGCGCCCCGTGCTGGACGCGCTCGTGGGCACCGTGCAGGAGACGGGCGGATCGGGGTCGGCCCAGCTGGCGCGCGCAGCTTACACGCTGCAGACGTCGGCGCAGATCATGTCGGCCATCGAGGCCGACGCGCTCTACCGCGCCGTGCAGCGATCGTCCGCCGCGTTCGGCGCCACGTTCGGGCGCGCGGGCGCCACGACGCCCGAGGCCGAGCAGGTGCTCGCGGCCGTGAACGCCGGGCGCTTCGACGGCGCGTATACCGTGGAGATGCTCATGTCCGAGCTGTCGGCCGCGCTCATGGCCGCCGACGACGTGGACCTCATCCTGCCGCAGGCCGAGGCGTGCCTGCACCTGCTGGAGCTTTTGGCCGTGATCGGCGGCGCCGACAAGGCGCCCTCGGCACTGGCCCTCGTGTACGGAGAGGAGGCGGCCTGCGCCGAAAACGGCTTGGACTGGACGCGCGCCGAGCAGGCCTACGCCTCCGAGGAGGCGGGGGAGGACTACGACTATGACGGCGACGGCGACGGCGACGACTTCCCCGGCGGCTTCGGAGCGTATTCGGCGAATTGA
- a CDS encoding radical SAM protein codes for MKHNLSTSCDLCPRRCGADRAAGERGVCGADDALVVARAALHFWEEPPISGSRGSGTVFFAHCPLHCCYCQNAVIAAGEAGRAVNVDRLAEMLLELEAQGALNVNLVTPTHYAPQARAAVARARGRGLALPVVWNTSGYETVAAVQANAGTVDVYLADFKYADPLLAARYSKAPDYPDAALAALGEMVRQTGAPEFDEVDGNPRLVRGTVVRHLMLPGALEDSKRVVRLVHERFGDDVLLSLMNQYTPVLADAAAAGDERAAAALHRCPELARRVPDEDYERLLDYADALGVEDYFWQEGGAAEESFIPPFDLTGV; via the coding sequence ATGAAGCACAACCTTTCAACCTCCTGCGACCTCTGCCCTCGCCGGTGCGGGGCGGATCGTGCGGCGGGGGAGCGCGGGGTTTGCGGGGCCGACGATGCGCTCGTGGTGGCACGGGCGGCGCTGCACTTCTGGGAGGAGCCTCCCATCAGCGGCAGCCGTGGCAGCGGCACCGTGTTCTTCGCGCACTGCCCCCTACACTGCTGCTACTGCCAGAACGCCGTGATAGCCGCTGGCGAGGCGGGGCGCGCCGTAAACGTGGACCGGCTGGCGGAGATGCTCTTGGAGCTGGAGGCGCAGGGCGCGCTGAACGTCAACCTCGTCACGCCCACGCACTACGCCCCGCAAGCGCGCGCCGCCGTGGCGCGGGCGCGTGGGCGGGGGCTGGCGCTTCCCGTGGTGTGGAACACCTCGGGCTACGAGACGGTGGCGGCCGTGCAGGCGAACGCAGGTACCGTGGACGTGTACCTCGCCGACTTCAAGTACGCCGATCCCTTGCTGGCGGCGCGTTACTCGAAGGCGCCGGACTACCCGGATGCAGCGCTGGCCGCCCTTGGCGAGATGGTGCGCCAGACCGGCGCCCCGGAGTTCGACGAGGTGGACGGGAATCCGCGCCTCGTTCGCGGGACGGTGGTGCGCCACCTCATGCTGCCGGGAGCCCTCGAGGACTCGAAGCGCGTCGTGCGCCTCGTGCACGAGCGCTTCGGCGACGACGTGCTGCTGTCGCTGATGAACCAGTACACGCCGGTTCTAGCCGATGCGGCTGCCGCGGGCGACGAGCGCGCCGCGGCGGCGCTGCACCGCTGCCCGGAGCTTGCCCGGCGCGTCCCGGACGAGGACTACGAGCGCCTGCTGGACTACGCCGATGCGCTGGGTGTGGAGGACTACTTCTGGCAGGAGGGCGGCGCAGCCGAGGAGAGCTTCATCCCCCCGTTCGACCTGACGGGGGTGTAG